CGCCCCCGCGCTGCTGCTGTGCATCTCCGGTGCCGCCGCGCTGGTTTATCAAGTGCTGTGGATCAAGCAACTGTCGCTGGTGGTCGGCGTCGAGGTGTATGCGATCACCACTGGCATCAGCGCGTTTTTCGCAGGCCTCGCCATCGGTGGCTGGTTGTTCGGGCGCTGGGCAGATCGCTTGCAGCAACCGGTTCTGCTCTACGCCGGTCTGGAAGTGCTGGTCGCAATACTCGGCGTCGGCGCGACGTTCGCCATGAGCCTGGCGGCCGGCCCGTTCGCCTGGCTGCAAGGGCACGTTGGTCTGTTGGCCTGGCTTTTGCCATTCGTTTTGGTCGGTTTCCCCGCCGTGCTGATGGGCGGAACGTTGCCGGTGCTGGTGCGCTCGCTGCCAATCGATCCGGGCAAGGCCGGCGGTCAGTTATACGCAGCGAATACCTTGGGCGCGATTGCCGGAACCTTGCTGGCGGCATTCGTGTTGATCGCGACCCTCGGCGTGCGCGGCAGTGCGCTGTTTGCAGCGATGCTGAACCTGTTGGCCGCTGCAGGTGCGATGTGGCTGCAACGCCAGCATCCAGCGCCAATTGGAGCCGCCGTCAGCCATCAATCCGAAAAAGCCCCGGACCGCACTGCGCTTTGGCTTTACTGCATCGCTGGCGGCGTGGCCCTTGGTTATGAGGTGGTCTGGTCGCAATCCATCGTGCAGTTCATGAGTACTCGCACCTACGCCTTTGCCGTGGTGCTGGCGACGTATCTGGCCGGGTTGTTCATCGGCAGCGCCATGCTCGCACGCCGGGTCGAGCGCATCCGCGATCCGTGGGGCGTGTTTGGCTTGCTGATCGCCGGAGCCGGGTTGATCGCCCTGCTGGAGATTGCCTTGCTCGGTCGTTGGCTGGTGATTGCGCAAAGCCAGGCGGAAATGTGGCTGCTGAGCCTGGGCGCCAGCGAACTGATCGGCATGAGCGCACGGTTCGCCGTCGCCGCGCTGAGCATCGTGTTCGTGCCAACCCTGCTGCTGGGCGCGGCATTTCCGCTGGCGCTGCGCCTGAGCGTCGGGCCTGAGCGCGTTGGGCGGGATGTCGGTGCGGTCGTGGCTTTTAACACCCTGGGCGGCATCGTCGGGGTGATGCTCTGCGGCTTTCTGCTGATTCCGCTACTTGGCCTGGTGCGCACCCTCGGTTTGTTGGCGATCATCGCAGCGGGCGTCGGTTACCTCGCGGTGCGCAAGGGCCACGGAGTCAAGAAAGGCCGACGTCAGGCGGTGGTCGCGTTGGGTCTGGTGTCGCTGGCGCTGGCGGTGCTGACACCGGTCGACAAGCTCGCCAGCCTGTTGCCCGGCGCGCGCAACGGCACGCTGGCGTTTTACCAGGAAGGTCGCGGTGGCACCGTCGCGGTGGTTGCTCAGGGGCGTGGCGCGAACACTTTCCATCGTTTGTACATTCAGGGCGTGTCGAACACCGGCGATGCGATGCCGTCGCTGCGCTACATGCGCATTCAGGCGCTGCTGCCGCTGTTGATTCACAACGGCGAACCGCGTTCGACGCTGGTAATCGGGTTCGGCACTGGCATTACCGCCGGTGCGATGCTGCGCTATCCGGGGCTGGAACACCGCGTGGTTGCCGAATTGCTGCCGTCGGTGGTCGAGGCTGCGCCGCTGTTCAAGGGCAATTTCGATGCCGCCAGTGATCCCGGCGTGGAGGTGCGTCTGCGCGATGGCCGCCAGGAATTGCTGCGCAGCGCGCAAACCTATGACCTCATCACCCTCGAGCCGCCACCGCCCTCCGCTGCCGGTGTGGTCAATCTGTATTCACGCGACTTTTACCAATTGGCTGCCAGTCGTTTGCAGGCAAACGGCATCGTCGCGCAGTGGTTGCCATTGCCGACGCAGAACATCGATGACTCCCGTTCGCTGGTGCGCAGTTTCCTTGATGTGTTCCCGCATGCTTCGTTGTGGACCAGCGAGTTCCACGAAATGTTGCTGGTGGGTTCGATGCAGCCAATGCCCCTGGATGCCGCGAAGATCACCGAGCGTTTCGCTCAGGACAGTGTGCGCAGCACCTTGCAGGATGTCGGCATCGGTTCAGCCGCCGCACTGCTCGCGACTTGGGTGACCGATCGCGCAGGGCTCGAGCGATTCGCTGGCGACGCACCGGCCGTGACCGACGATCAGCCGCGGATTGAATACGCGCCATGGGTGCGCAGCAAGGAAATTACCCGCGTGCTGCCCGCGTTGCTCGACCTCTACCAGACGCCGCCACTGGTCAATGCCGACGCAGGGTTCATCGAGCGCATGGAAAACCATCGGCAGCGGCTGATGCAGTTTTATCGAGCGAGCCTGCATGCCTATGACGGTGACCGGGATGCGTGGGGGCGAGACATGCAAGAAGTGATGCGCTGGGACGGTGGGAACCCGTACTTTCGCTGGTTTACCGGACAGTGATGTAGCGCCTGTTGCATCGTAATCGCTAGCAGGGCTAGCTCCCACAGGGGTTTGGAATGTTCTCGGAATTCCAAGTGGGAGCCAGCCATGCTGGCGATAGGGCCATCAGGCCCCCGGCATTATTTGGACTCAGCTTTGAGCTTCAGATACGTCTGATGCATGTCCGCTGCCCAACCATCGATCACCGCTTTGAAGTCGTCGGCTTTCATCGCCTGAGAGTCATTTTCCAGCGTTTTGCCGGCGCCTTTGCGCACCACTTGAGCGACGACGTGGTTGCTCGCGCCATCCATGAACACCGCTTCGGTGGCCAGGGTGGTGTCCTGATCGCGGATGCCGGTGGCGGTGCTCACTGCAGCGGCGACCAACGCAATCGGGATCACCTCGTACACATGCAGACCTTCAGTCTTGCTGCTCACTGCGGTGATTGCCGGGCGCACCACGATCACGCCAGGCCCCGGCCCCGTCGCCAATGGCAGCGATTTGCTCAACTCACGTTTGAGTGCCTGATCGTAGTAGTTGGTGATGCCATTGAGGGTTTGCTGGGAGATTTTTGCGGTCGGTTGTGGTTTCGGATAAAGCTGGCTGGGCTCGACGTAAACGCTGGAGAATTTGCTGATATCGAGCTTCGGATCCATCCAGCGCATCACTTCGGCACCGGATGGTGATTTGGTCTCTTTGAGCTGGCTGTAATCCTTGAGAAAGCCGGAGTACTCATCGGGAGCGACGGTTTTGCTGGAACAACCCACCACGCCGAGCGTGGCAATGCACAACGTGCCGACCATTGCTGCTAGCTTCATGCTGTAACTCCTGTCAGAAAGCCGAAAACTTTGTAGAGGGGGAGTTACAGGTATAGCTAAACCTTCGGCAAATGCGATTACAAATTACAAAGTTCACGCAAGCCTGTGCGAAAGATCACAACGGTCATTTGACAGATGTCGGCCATCCGGCAAAGCTGCATCGAGCTTTAACGCACGCCAGACGGCAAATGCACCTGGACTACGGAAGTCGCAATGCCCAAGCATAAAAACAAAGCCGCATCCCCTGAGCCTGATTCGTCCCGACCGTCACTTGCGAAATATCTGTTTCCGATCACCATCGGCGTGCTGCTGGCTGCCGTTGTCGGGATCGGCTGGTTCTTGTTCGGCCCCGCTCCGGTTTCTGCGCCAGTGCAGGCGCCAACTTCAGGCAAAGCAGCATCGCCGGCCAACACGCCGGCACCTGTCGCACCCAAATCAGAGCCGATTGCAATGAAGCCGGCAACCATGGTCGATGAGCAGCAATGCCAGGGCTGCCACACCGAACAAGCCAAGGATTGGCAAGGCTCGCATCATCAATTGGCCATGCAACCGGCCAACACCGAAACCATGCTGGGCGACTTCAACAACGTCACGTTCAAGGCCGAAAAAGAGACCACGCGCTTCTCGCGCAAGGGCGAAGAGTTTTGGGTGAATGCGCCTGGGATTGACGGCAAGAATGCAGATTTCAAAGTCGCCTATACCTTTGGTATCGCACCGTTGCAGCAATACCTGATCGATGTCGGCGGCGGACATCTGCAGGCCCTTGGCGTGGCGTGGGATACCGAAAAAAATCGCTGGTTTCATCTCTACGCCGGCCAGGGCGTCAACTTCAAGAATCCGCTGCACTGGAGCAAGCCCAGTCAGAACGCCAACTTCATGTGCGTCGAATGCCACACCACCGGGTTCAAGCGCGATTTCGACGCAGCGAGCAACACCTTCAACAGTCAGTGGAACAGCCTCGGTGTCGGCTGTCAGGCCTGTCATGGCCCGGCGTCCAGCCACTTGGAGTGGACGCGGAAACAAGGCGATCTGATCCATAAAGGCTTCGCCGTTGACCTCCAGGACAAGAACGCCACCGTCGAGCTCGAAACCTGCGCGCGCTGCCATGCGCGTCGTGCGCCGTTGGGCGATGGCTACACCGTCGGCAACCGCTTGATGGACGATTATCTGCCGAGCACCCTCACCCGCGAACTGTATGCACTGGATGGCAAGATCAAGGATGAAGTGTTCGAACACGGCTCATTCCTGCAAAGCAAAATGTTCGACAAAGGCGTGCGCTGCAGCAACTGCCACAACCCGCACAGCAACGAACTGAAAGCGCCAGGTAACGCGGTATGCCTGCAATGCCACAACACCGCAGGCAAAACCTCCATCGAAGGCGTCGATGGCAAGGGCCTGCAAGCGAAGAATTACGATTCCATCGAACACACTCGCCACACCATGGGCCAGCCTGGCTCCCAGTGCGTGGATTGCCACATGCCCGGCAAGTTCTACATGGGTAACGACTTCCGGCATGACCACAGTTTCAGCATTCCCCACCCCGAGCGCGCGCAAAAACTTGGCGCACCGGACGCTTGCCTGACGTGTCATCAGGGCAAGGCCGGCGACAAGGTCACCGCGCAGTTCAAGCTGTGGAACGCTGCAACGGACGCGCAGGCGCCACGTTACGACGAAAGCCTGTGGCTGATCCGCAACGGCCAGCCCGGCGCTGCCGATGCGTTGTATGGGCAGTTGCAACGCAGCAACTTGCCGGCAATTCAACGGGCGACATTGCTCACGGAGCTGCCGCTGTATCCGAGCGAACAAGCGCTGAAACTGGCCACGCAGGATCTGCAGAATCCGCAGCCTCAGGTGCGTGAAAGCGCAGTGCGGGCGATCAGCGCGTTTTTGCCGCCAGCGGAACGTGCGCCGCTGCTGACGCCGCTACTGGCCGATCCGGTGAAAGCCGTGCGCATCGTTGCGGCGCGAGATCTGCTGAGCGTTGCGCGCAACAACGGATTGGGCGCGGCGCAAGCCAACTGGGACGCGGCGATTGCCGAATACGAAGCTGTACAGAAAAGTCTGCTCGAACGTGCCGAAGCCAATCTGAACCTGGCAATGCTTTATCAGGCCAGTGGCCGCAGCGGCGAAGTCGAGAGGTTGCTGCGTGCAGCGCTCAAGCGCGATCCGGACTTCTACCCGGCGCTGGTGACCCTGGTGCAATGGCTGGAGGCCAATGGGCGTATTCCTGAAGCACAACAGTTGTTGGACGACAGCCTCAAACAACACCCGGACGCGGCGCTGTTGCAGCACACTCGCGGCTTGTCACTGATCCGCGCCGGCAAGGCTGGCGAGGCCATGGGCGCGCTGCGCAAAGCCGCGCAACTGGAGCCGCAGAATGCGCAGTACGGCTATGTATTGGCGGTGGCGCTGCACGAGAGCGGTAACGTCGATGAGGCCTGCGCCATCCTTGAGGGCTTGCTCAAAGCGCAACCGGCGAACCGCAATGCGCGGTTGTCGTTGATCCAGTGGTATCTCGACAGTGGCCAGGAGCCCAAGGCGCAAGTGCTGCTGCAGGGCTGGAAGAAAATGAACATGGGGGATCCGGCGCTGAAGTGACCGTGCAGAGATACAACGGTGACCTGTTGATCGTTCCCACGCTCCGCGTGGTAACAATCAGGTCTTCGCTGTATCTCCTGCTGACACAGGCTTGTGGCGGGGCTCAGGCTTTCAGCATCACCACGACGAACTCTCGCCGCTGCGCAGCGCGATCTCCCGCCGGCTATTGATGTGCATCGCCTTGATCAGCGACACGGTGCCCACCAGCAGAATCGCCGCACCGAACAGGAAGTCGATGTTGTACAGCTGGAAATCCTGCACCGGCCCGATCAGCAGCCCGCGAACCACGGCAACGCCGACCAGCGTGGCGAGGAAATCGATCCCCGGTTGCTCACGGTAAAACACCAGCAACAGCGGCAGGCACAGGACCACAAGCAACGACAGCACGACCACTTTGAATGAAGCTTTGCGCTCGACACTGAACGCACACTCGTGCGGCCCGTACGGCTTGTAATCGTCGTCGCGAATCATCGAATTGTTTTCGTTGATGTAGTCGACGCGGTTGTATTTCTGGATCGGCGTGAAGGTGTTGGACATCTCCATCAGCGTGGTGATGTTCTTGAAGCGCAGATCGACGCGCTCGCTGCCCTTGAGGTAATAGAGCACCGGTTTATAGCCGTAGCGATAAGTGTCAAAAGGGAATTCCGTTACCTGGCCACGAACGCCGATCGGACGCGTTTCGAGCTCGGCGTAGGCGCTTTTGTTGGTGGCGGAAAGGTTGCGGCTCAGCGGCTGCACCTTCACCTGCTCAAGGAAAATCGGCGTGACGCCATAGGACCATTGCAACGGTTCCAGACGCAGGCGCAGTTCGTTACGGCTCAG
This window of the Pseudomonas fluorescens genome carries:
- a CDS encoding fused MFS/spermidine synthase, translated to MSSRIASKPSAIPVPQTATPALLAPALLLCISGAAALVYQVLWIKQLSLVVGVEVYAITTGISAFFAGLAIGGWLFGRWADRLQQPVLLYAGLEVLVAILGVGATFAMSLAAGPFAWLQGHVGLLAWLLPFVLVGFPAVLMGGTLPVLVRSLPIDPGKAGGQLYAANTLGAIAGTLLAAFVLIATLGVRGSALFAAMLNLLAAAGAMWLQRQHPAPIGAAVSHQSEKAPDRTALWLYCIAGGVALGYEVVWSQSIVQFMSTRTYAFAVVLATYLAGLFIGSAMLARRVERIRDPWGVFGLLIAGAGLIALLEIALLGRWLVIAQSQAEMWLLSLGASELIGMSARFAVAALSIVFVPTLLLGAAFPLALRLSVGPERVGRDVGAVVAFNTLGGIVGVMLCGFLLIPLLGLVRTLGLLAIIAAGVGYLAVRKGHGVKKGRRQAVVALGLVSLALAVLTPVDKLASLLPGARNGTLAFYQEGRGGTVAVVAQGRGANTFHRLYIQGVSNTGDAMPSLRYMRIQALLPLLIHNGEPRSTLVIGFGTGITAGAMLRYPGLEHRVVAELLPSVVEAAPLFKGNFDAASDPGVEVRLRDGRQELLRSAQTYDLITLEPPPPSAAGVVNLYSRDFYQLAASRLQANGIVAQWLPLPTQNIDDSRSLVRSFLDVFPHASLWTSEFHEMLLVGSMQPMPLDAAKITERFAQDSVRSTLQDVGIGSAAALLATWVTDRAGLERFAGDAPAVTDDQPRIEYAPWVRSKEITRVLPALLDLYQTPPLVNADAGFIERMENHRQRLMQFYRASLHAYDGDRDAWGRDMQEVMRWDGGNPYFRWFTGQ
- a CDS encoding DUF3313 domain-containing protein, which codes for MKLAAMVGTLCIATLGVVGCSSKTVAPDEYSGFLKDYSQLKETKSPSGAEVMRWMDPKLDISKFSSVYVEPSQLYPKPQPTAKISQQTLNGITNYYDQALKRELSKSLPLATGPGPGVIVVRPAITAVSSKTEGLHVYEVIPIALVAAAVSTATGIRDQDTTLATEAVFMDGASNHVVAQVVRKGAGKTLENDSQAMKADDFKAVIDGWAADMHQTYLKLKAESK
- a CDS encoding tetratricopeptide repeat protein, whose protein sequence is MPKHKNKAASPEPDSSRPSLAKYLFPITIGVLLAAVVGIGWFLFGPAPVSAPVQAPTSGKAASPANTPAPVAPKSEPIAMKPATMVDEQQCQGCHTEQAKDWQGSHHQLAMQPANTETMLGDFNNVTFKAEKETTRFSRKGEEFWVNAPGIDGKNADFKVAYTFGIAPLQQYLIDVGGGHLQALGVAWDTEKNRWFHLYAGQGVNFKNPLHWSKPSQNANFMCVECHTTGFKRDFDAASNTFNSQWNSLGVGCQACHGPASSHLEWTRKQGDLIHKGFAVDLQDKNATVELETCARCHARRAPLGDGYTVGNRLMDDYLPSTLTRELYALDGKIKDEVFEHGSFLQSKMFDKGVRCSNCHNPHSNELKAPGNAVCLQCHNTAGKTSIEGVDGKGLQAKNYDSIEHTRHTMGQPGSQCVDCHMPGKFYMGNDFRHDHSFSIPHPERAQKLGAPDACLTCHQGKAGDKVTAQFKLWNAATDAQAPRYDESLWLIRNGQPGAADALYGQLQRSNLPAIQRATLLTELPLYPSEQALKLATQDLQNPQPQVRESAVRAISAFLPPAERAPLLTPLLADPVKAVRIVAARDLLSVARNNGLGAAQANWDAAIAEYEAVQKSLLERAEANLNLAMLYQASGRSGEVERLLRAALKRDPDFYPALVTLVQWLEANGRIPEAQQLLDDSLKQHPDAALLQHTRGLSLIRAGKAGEAMGALRKAAQLEPQNAQYGYVLAVALHESGNVDEACAILEGLLKAQPANRNARLSLIQWYLDSGQEPKAQVLLQGWKKMNMGDPALK